A window of Sphingobacterium sp. lm-10 contains these coding sequences:
- a CDS encoding aminotransferase class III-fold pyridoxal phosphate-dependent enzyme, whose amino-acid sequence MKLFDVYPINPINIAKAMGSSVWDDQGNKYLDLYGGHAVISIGHTHPHYVNMLKEQLDRIGFYSNSVEMPLQRVLAEKLGRVSGKEDFELFLCNSGAEANENALKLASFHTGRKKVLAFSKAFHGRTSLAVAATDNRAIVAPVNETDNIIFSAFNDEEALEHVFATQGEEIAAVIIEGIQGVGGIREASKSFLQAIRRLCDQYGAIYIADSVQCGYGRTGIFYSHDYSGVEADIYTMAKGMGNGFPIGAISVSPKFKASYGMLGTTFGGNHLACAAAIAVLDVMEQDDLMSSATKVGNYLINQLRTFDQVLEVRGRGLMIGIELPTELGNVKKDLLMKSRIFTGEAKPNVIRLLPALNLSMEHADQFLAAFAEQLQAQHATA is encoded by the coding sequence ATGAAACTATTTGACGTTTATCCCATTAACCCAATTAACATTGCCAAGGCAATGGGGTCTTCTGTATGGGATGATCAGGGGAATAAGTACCTTGATCTTTACGGCGGGCACGCAGTGATTTCTATTGGACACACGCATCCGCATTATGTAAATATGTTGAAAGAGCAGCTCGATCGTATTGGATTTTATTCCAACTCGGTAGAGATGCCGTTGCAGCGCGTATTAGCAGAAAAGCTTGGTCGCGTGTCGGGCAAAGAAGATTTCGAACTATTTTTATGTAATTCGGGGGCAGAGGCCAACGAAAATGCACTAAAACTCGCTTCCTTTCATACTGGAAGAAAAAAAGTGTTAGCTTTTTCCAAAGCATTTCATGGCCGTACATCTTTGGCAGTAGCTGCTACCGACAATCGGGCGATTGTTGCGCCGGTTAATGAAACCGATAATATTATTTTTAGCGCGTTCAATGATGAAGAAGCCCTAGAGCACGTGTTTGCGACACAGGGTGAGGAAATCGCTGCTGTGATCATTGAAGGAATACAAGGAGTGGGTGGTATTCGCGAAGCATCGAAATCATTTTTGCAAGCCATCAGACGTCTATGTGATCAATATGGCGCCATTTACATCGCCGATTCGGTACAGTGCGGATATGGTCGTACTGGAATCTTCTATTCGCATGATTATTCCGGAGTAGAAGCCGATATCTATACGATGGCCAAAGGAATGGGTAACGGATTCCCCATCGGAGCGATATCCGTATCCCCTAAATTTAAAGCATCATACGGAATGCTGGGAACTACTTTTGGTGGAAATCACTTGGCTTGCGCAGCTGCTATAGCGGTGTTGGATGTGATGGAGCAAGACGATTTAATGAGCAGCGCCACAAAGGTGGGGAACTACCTCATCAATCAATTGCGCACCTTTGATCAAGTGCTTGAAGTACGCGGTCGCGGCCTGATGATTGGAATAGAATTGCCAACTGAGCTGGGTAACGTGAAGAAAGATCTGCTTATGAAAAGTAGGATATTCACCGGCGAAGCCAAACCAAACGTGATTCGCCTATTGCCGGCCTTAAATCTCAGCATGGAGCATGCCGATCAATTTTTAGCGGCATTTGCGGAGCAGCTACAGGCACAACACGCTACAGCTTAA
- a CDS encoding acetylornithine carbamoyltransferase: protein MQNFFSAADIDNLSEAVQEALTLKANPRAHADLGKHKTLGLVFLNPSLRTRLSTQKAAIHLGMDVMVMNMDKDGWALETQDGVVMNGTTVEHIREAAAVMGEYCDILGLRSFPSLKDREADYTEDLFNKFIKFCGVPVVSLESATRHPLQSLTDLITITEHKKVEKPKVVLAWAPHVKALPQAVPNSFSEWMGKAQEQGLVDFVIAHPEGYELSDEFTQGVAVTHDLNEALTGADFVYVKNWSSFKEYGKVYPVEQDWLITNKHLEQTNQAKVMHCLPVRRDLELSAEVLDGPHSLVVKEASNRVWAAQLVLKRMLENLK from the coding sequence ATGCAGAATTTTTTTTCAGCGGCAGACATTGACAATTTGTCTGAGGCTGTACAAGAAGCGTTAACATTAAAAGCCAATCCGAGAGCACACGCTGATTTGGGTAAGCATAAGACCTTAGGGCTGGTGTTCTTAAATCCTAGCCTGCGTACCCGCCTTAGTACACAAAAGGCAGCTATTCATCTGGGTATGGACGTCATGGTGATGAATATGGACAAAGATGGCTGGGCGTTAGAAACACAAGACGGTGTAGTTATGAATGGCACAACGGTAGAGCATATTCGTGAGGCCGCAGCCGTCATGGGTGAGTACTGTGATATTCTGGGTTTACGTTCTTTCCCATCTTTAAAAGATAGGGAAGCCGATTATACGGAAGATTTGTTTAATAAATTTATCAAATTTTGCGGTGTGCCTGTTGTGTCCTTGGAAAGTGCCACGCGCCATCCACTACAAAGTTTGACTGATCTGATCACGATCACAGAACATAAAAAAGTAGAAAAACCGAAGGTCGTACTAGCTTGGGCGCCTCACGTGAAAGCATTACCACAAGCGGTGCCAAATTCATTCAGCGAATGGATGGGTAAAGCACAGGAGCAGGGCTTGGTAGACTTCGTCATCGCTCACCCGGAAGGGTACGAATTATCGGATGAATTTACCCAAGGTGTAGCTGTTACCCATGATCTAAACGAAGCATTAACGGGCGCCGATTTTGTATATGTCAAAAACTGGTCTTCTTTCAAAGAATACGGTAAAGTATATCCTGTAGAACAAGATTGGCTCATTACCAATAAACACCTGGAGCAAACCAACCAAGCAAAAGTGATGCATTGTCTACCTGTTCGTCGAGACTTGGAACTTTCTGCGGAAGTGCTGGATGGTCCACATTCGTTAGTCGTCAAGGAAGCCAGCAATAGAGTCTGGGCAGCACAATTGGTGTTAAAACGTATGTTGGAAAACCTCAAATAG
- the argB gene encoding acetylglutamate kinase, protein MSNHSDLSIIKIGGNVIDDPSKLDAFLENFAALPGKKILVHGGGKIATRLAADLGLEVKMVDGRRITDAEMLKVVTMVYAGLTNKSIVASLQKYSCDAIGLSGADGNAIKAIKRPVREIDYGFAGDILADSVNEHAIKRFLESGFTPVFSAITHNGTGQLLNTNADTIASALAVGLASSYNVSLLYCFEKDGVLRDVNDDSSVIDVIKSSEFELLKANHIVHAGMIPKLQNAFDAIGKGVRDVFIGNADNLHHYQQQKFGTRLSA, encoded by the coding sequence ATGTCGAATCATTCGGATTTAAGTATAATAAAGATAGGTGGCAATGTCATTGATGATCCATCAAAATTGGATGCGTTTCTGGAAAATTTTGCTGCATTGCCAGGTAAAAAGATATTGGTGCATGGTGGTGGAAAAATAGCTACACGCCTAGCTGCGGACTTGGGTCTGGAGGTAAAGATGGTAGATGGTAGGCGAATCACCGACGCGGAGATGCTTAAGGTAGTAACCATGGTGTATGCCGGACTGACCAATAAATCTATCGTGGCTAGCTTGCAGAAATATTCCTGCGATGCCATTGGACTGAGCGGAGCAGATGGCAATGCTATTAAAGCAATCAAACGGCCTGTGCGAGAAATCGATTATGGCTTTGCTGGCGATATACTGGCAGATTCGGTAAATGAACATGCCATTAAGCGTTTTTTAGAATCTGGCTTCACGCCTGTTTTTTCTGCCATTACGCATAATGGTACTGGACAGTTATTAAATACCAACGCCGACACCATTGCCTCGGCATTAGCCGTAGGCTTGGCCTCATCTTATAATGTATCCCTACTATACTGTTTTGAAAAAGACGGTGTATTGCGGGATGTGAATGATGATAGCTCCGTAATTGACGTGATCAAAAGTTCAGAGTTTGAGTTGCTAAAAGCGAATCATATTGTGCATGCAGGCATGATTCCAAAGTTGCAGAACGCCTTTGATGCGATTGGGAAAGGTGTGCGAGATGTATTCATCGGAAATGCTGACAACCTGCATCACTATCAACAACAGAAGTTCGGTACGCGGCTGTCCGCATAA
- the proC gene encoding pyrroline-5-carboxylate reductase, with the protein MARITIIGSGNIGFSLAKGIAQAGIYTKSDIMLTRRSVQAMTEELAAGFTVSADNAKAVLDAEIVVLAILPQQAKLVMEEIRTALKPEQIIVSVVSGVSCADMRAVLGEQAIIVRAMPNTAIAIGQSMTCITTDRATADQVGVVERLFNTVGAVVVIQEELMTAATALCACGIAFFLRSIRAASQGGVEIGFHAHDALKMAVQTAKGAADLLLQMQSHPESEIDKVTSPKGCTIAGLNEMEHHGFSSAFIKGIKLSALKAGGLYHE; encoded by the coding sequence ATGGCCAGAATTACTATCATTGGAAGTGGCAATATCGGCTTTTCTCTAGCTAAAGGGATCGCTCAGGCTGGTATTTACACTAAATCGGACATTATGCTAACCCGTCGCTCGGTACAGGCCATGACCGAGGAATTAGCGGCAGGCTTTACGGTGAGCGCGGACAATGCGAAAGCAGTACTCGATGCAGAAATCGTGGTGCTTGCTATACTACCACAGCAGGCAAAGCTCGTAATGGAAGAGATTCGTACAGCATTGAAACCAGAGCAAATAATTGTTTCGGTCGTGTCTGGAGTTTCCTGCGCAGATATGCGTGCTGTGTTGGGCGAGCAGGCGATCATCGTACGCGCTATGCCCAATACCGCTATTGCTATCGGGCAGTCAATGACCTGTATCACAACAGATCGCGCGACAGCAGATCAGGTAGGGGTGGTCGAGCGGTTATTTAATACGGTAGGTGCTGTAGTGGTTATCCAAGAAGAACTCATGACTGCGGCAACGGCTTTGTGTGCTTGCGGAATAGCGTTTTTCTTAAGAAGTATCCGTGCTGCATCGCAGGGAGGTGTAGAAATTGGCTTTCACGCCCATGATGCATTAAAAATGGCCGTACAAACGGCCAAAGGAGCCGCAGATTTGCTTTTGCAAATGCAGTCGCATCCGGAAAGTGAAATCGATAAAGTAACTTCCCCAAAGGGATGTACGATCGCAGGATTGAACGAGATGGAACATCACGGTTTCAGCTCTGCTTTTATCAAAGGGATTAAGCTATCTGCGCTCAAAGCAGGAGGATTATACCATGAATAG
- a CDS encoding M20 family metallo-hydrolase: protein MNRPSIEQLQQDSLMLLQALIQTPSLSREEGQTAQLIEEFLTARSIANERVGNNVIAYNQFFDVSKPTILLNSHHDTVKPNPGYTRDPFHAELLDGKLYGLGSNDAGGCLVALIAAFCHYYQDQNLAYNLCLIASAEEEVSGKNGIEAAYAAITDCEFAIVGEPTLLDLAIAEKGLMVLDCVAHGESGHAAREEGINAIYKALEDIAWFSKYKFPKESTFLGPVKMSVTMVNAGSQHNVVPAECHYVVDVRTTDVYSNAEILEIIRAQVKSDVTPRSTRLNSSTIAMHHPVVKAGIKLGKNTYGSPTMSDQALLPIPSLKVGPGHSARSHSADEFIYVAEINDGIAFYIQLLKEIL, encoded by the coding sequence ATGAATAGGCCCAGTATCGAGCAGCTTCAGCAAGATAGCTTGATGTTATTGCAGGCGCTTATCCAAACACCTTCATTGAGCAGGGAAGAAGGCCAAACGGCGCAATTAATTGAAGAATTTCTGACGGCGAGAAGCATCGCTAACGAACGGGTCGGCAATAACGTGATTGCTTACAATCAATTTTTCGACGTCTCGAAGCCTACCATCTTACTTAACTCACACCACGATACCGTTAAGCCTAATCCGGGCTATACCCGCGATCCTTTTCATGCAGAGCTGCTCGATGGTAAGTTGTATGGCTTAGGATCTAATGATGCGGGAGGCTGCCTAGTTGCATTAATTGCGGCATTCTGTCATTATTACCAAGATCAGAATTTAGCATACAATTTGTGTCTGATTGCTTCTGCAGAAGAAGAAGTGTCCGGCAAGAATGGCATTGAAGCAGCTTACGCCGCTATTACTGACTGCGAGTTTGCCATTGTCGGCGAACCTACACTTCTAGATTTGGCCATCGCTGAAAAAGGATTGATGGTGTTGGATTGTGTGGCACATGGTGAATCCGGGCATGCGGCACGTGAAGAAGGTATAAACGCAATTTATAAAGCACTGGAAGATATCGCGTGGTTTAGCAAATACAAATTCCCCAAGGAATCGACCTTCCTAGGCCCAGTCAAAATGTCGGTAACGATGGTGAATGCTGGATCGCAGCATAATGTGGTGCCGGCAGAATGCCATTATGTGGTCGATGTACGCACGACAGATGTATATAGCAATGCGGAAATATTGGAAATAATCCGTGCACAGGTAAAGTCGGACGTCACGCCACGCTCTACTCGATTAAATTCTTCTACCATCGCAATGCATCATCCAGTGGTAAAAGCGGGGATCAAGCTAGGCAAAAATACCTATGGGAGCCCAACAATGAGTGACCAAGCCTTACTGCCAATTCCTTCCTTAAAAGTCGGCCCCGGACACTCCGCACGCTCCCATTCTGCAGATGAGTTTATTTATGTAGCGGAGATCAACGATGGCATCGCGTTTTACATCCAACTACTAAAAGAGATCTTATAA
- a CDS encoding Lrp/AsnC ligand binding domain-containing protein: MEKKYANYDLDNLDVQILSILMEDASIPYTEIAKKLIVSGGTIHVRMKKMEELGIIRGSHLMINPQKVGFDITAFLGIYLEKGSQYSDAVSQLKEIKEVVELHYCTGQYSMFAKIVCRDTAHLRKVLNEDIQALKGIQRTETIISLEESIKRQITL; the protein is encoded by the coding sequence ATGGAAAAGAAATATGCGAACTACGATCTAGATAATTTGGATGTTCAAATCTTATCAATTCTGATGGAGGATGCCTCCATTCCTTACACAGAAATAGCCAAAAAGCTGATTGTATCTGGTGGAACTATCCACGTACGCATGAAGAAAATGGAGGAATTAGGAATCATCCGTGGATCTCATCTGATGATCAATCCACAAAAGGTTGGCTTTGACATTACCGCTTTTCTGGGCATTTACTTGGAAAAGGGATCTCAATACTCTGATGCAGTAAGCCAATTGAAGGAGATTAAAGAGGTGGTAGAACTTCATTATTGTACGGGTCAGTACAGTATGTTTGCTAAAATCGTTTGTCGGGATACAGCACATCTGAGAAAAGTACTGAATGAAGATATTCAAGCTTTGAAAGGCATACAACGGACAGAAACGATCATCTCTTTGGAAGAGAGCATCAAAAGACAAATTACGTTATAA